The following nucleotide sequence is from Gammaproteobacteria bacterium.
ATTATCGCGGTTAATATCATGTTTTTATTCCTATTTTAGTGTTAACAGGCCCTAGTTGGGGCTTTTTTCAATTAAAACCAAAACTCGGGATACTTTCTCCATTTTACCGTATTGTTAAAGATTAGGGCCACAACCAACATAATTAAAGCACCCGACATCACCGGCATCAACGTATACATAAAACCGAGTTTTTGTATACTCTCACCTCCAATAACCGCAATTAAAGCCGTTGCCCCTCCGGGCGGATGAACGGTTCGCGTCAAGTGCATTACGCTGATTGCCGTCGCTACCGCAAAAGCTGCAGCAAACCATGGTATAGAGGAAAACATCATCCATGAAGCCACGCCGACCAAAGAAGAAACAAGATGGCCGCCAATAAAATTTCTTGGCTGCGCCAGAGGACTTTTTATGGCACCATAAATTAAAACAGCAGAGGCCCCAAAGGAACCAATAATTAAAATTAAATCTCTGGGAGAAAATATAATATTATTTAACCATGCCACTAACCCTATCCCGCAAAGGGACGAAAGCCAGGACCAAAAAATATCCTTGTAACTTACCCTTGGCGCAGGTTCGCTGATCGGCCTCAAAATTTTCAATATGCCTGTTCTCTTTTTTTCCGAGATTTCGTGCTCTTCTTTTTTATAGGGTGCTAGAGCCTTGAAAGCAGCTTTCCGATAAGCTATATGATAAATTTTTGAAAAGTCATCTGGAGTGATATCAATAAAGCCGCCAACTTCTTTCATCGCGTCCTCAATTTCTGACTCAGTTAAATCGATCTCGTTTATTTCTATTTTCTTTAGCATGTTAATTTCTTATATTTTTATTAGAAGTTACGCAGTTGAAAAATAGTAAGTCATTCTGCACGCAGTGAAGCGGAGTCGCAGAATCCATCTACATAGATTCTGCGACTATTAATAATCAACCGGCTAGTTTTTATACAGCCTCTTAGCGGCGGACTCTAAATAACCCATGTGCACACTGTTACGGGTTGCGGTCGGAGTGGTTGTCAATACCAACGGCGAATTTTTGGTCGCCTTGCGCGCCGCTCACCGCCACCAAGGTGGCTTGTGGGAGTTTCCTGGGGGAAAAATAGAACCAGGAGAATCGACGCGAATGGCTCTGGATCGGGAACTATGGGAAGAGTTCGGAATTCGCGTTGTCAACGCACATTTTTTTCTGCGCGTACCATATCAATACCCGGATCGCACGGTATTGTTGGAAGTTTGGCGTGTCACCGACTACACCGGAAAACCTTTTGGACGTGAGGGCCAAACATGGCGTTGGGTATCCTCTGATGCATTACCTATGTTTTCCTTTCCGGCAGCAAATCTACCTATTGTTGCCACACTTCGTATTCCATCATTTTATTTAATTACTGATTCAGCCCCGGAGCAAGAATTTTTTTCTCGTTTAGAACAGGCATTGACAGCAGGAGTCCGACTCATTCAACTGCGCCTACCGGGTCTCAACCTGGAGCAGTATGTAGCGCTGGCTAAACCGGCTATAGCACTCTGCCGACGTTTCGGTGCTTGGTTATTGCTTAATTGCGCGCCAGCACTTGCCATTTTTTTAGAAGCAGATGGCATCCATCTTTCTGCGGCGCATTTAAGCACGATTTCCGACCGCCCTTTGCCAAGACCGCGCTGGGTAGCAGCTTCCTGTCATAATCGTGATGAATTAACTAAGGCCTGCCAAATTGGAGCGGACTTCGTGGTTCTTTCTCCAGTATTACCCACCACGAGCCATCCCGAAGCATATCCCTTGGGTTGGGAAACGTTTGCCGAATTGATTGCTAACCTCGGCATGCCGGTTTATGCCCTTGGAGGCATGACCCCCGATCATTTGCCCCTGGCTCATTCCCATGGCGCGAGAGGCATCGCCGTTCTAAGCGCAGTATGGAAAAGCACTAATATTGCTGAAACAATTCGTTCTATGCCTGATATTTTTTCACCAGCTCAAAAAATTAGAAACTTGATTCTCTAATCAACAAGGCGGTCGCTGTTTGGATAAATACGTCCATGATTGCTTTTGGGGCACCAAACAGCACTATCCGACCACGTAAAATTTGGGCGCGATCCGGGGAGTAGGCCGCAGTGAGTTTTAAAGTTACTCGATAAAGAGCTATTTCTGGAACAATACGCTCCTGGCTTTCGCGCGCCAGCAATCCACCGCCCCGCGTCGAAGCAAGTATTCCATCGGGCAAATCATGCACAGCGTCATGGTCAATGTGTTCCACCTGAATCGGAAGCACGGCCACGCCCGGAGTTTCGGAATAAAAACGACCACCATCACCTACCTGGATGCGATTCAGGTCATCTTCGGGTAAATAGGTTTCCACCATCCATTTTGATGTATCGGTTACCACGCCCAAAATGTTGTTCTTGCCAATCCAGTCGTCGCGCTGAAGATCCGGTGAAACCAGAAAGAAATGTCCGGCAAAGGGCGCGCGAGGTGTATAGCGTGTCTGTTCGGCCACAATTCCAGCAAGCTCCATGTCGGCTTTGTTGGCTTCTTCCTGGAGGATTTTCTGGCGCTCGCGCAGTTTAGTATCCACGCTTGCCGTGACGGCCCGCCAGCGTAAAGAAACCGCGCGTGCTGCTAATGCTTTTTTCTGAAAGGCAAGAGTTTCCGCTTCAAGAATCATTAATTTTTCCCGTGCCACGACTTGTGCGCCGTCGGTCACGAGCAACGATTGAATACGAGCCGCTCCCGGCGAAACAACGATTGCATGTTCAGTGGGCCGTAATAGTCCTTGAGAATGAATACGACGATCCCAAGGAATGAAAGCAAATGCCATAATTAATCCTAATACCGTAATCATCCACCAGGTTCGTGATGATTTTATAATTTTACCTATGCGCGCTTGCCAATTTTTCAGTTCGCTAATAATGGGGAGAATGATGAACCAACTAATTTCCACAGCCGCGAGCAGTGGCCCCAGCGGTTTGGGAAACCAGAAATAAACCATGATTGCGATTGAGGTAAAAATAATCAATCGATAAAACCATATAATAAAGGCAAACAGTAATAAGCCATAATAACGACCGCGTGGTAGGAACTCCGGTGGTTGATCACCGAGTCCGAATAACCGTTCGCGTAACCACCATCGCGCCAAGGCAAAAATCCGGGCGTGAAGATTCGGCATGTCCAACCAGTCCATGATTAAAAAATAGCCATCAAAACGCATGAAAGGCGAGATATTGATGGCCATGGTTGAAATCCAGGTAGTTGTGGCCAGCAAAAAGGTGGCGTCGCGCAGATGGCCTTGTGGCAATAAAGTCCATGCCAAAGTTGACCAAGCAGCTATGGCTAATTCGACAAGAATTCCGGCCGATCCCACCGCTAGGCGTTGGTGTCGTTCACGCAGCTTCCATGCCTCGTTGACATCGGTATAAGCCATGGGAAACATTACCAAAAAGGCAATACCCATGGTGGGTACCCTGCATCCATGACGCTTGGCCGTCAATGCGTGTCCCAGCTCATGAAGGAATTTTACGAATACTAAGGCCAAGGCATACTTAAACATGCCTTCCCATGAAAAATAATCTACCAAGGTTGCAAAAAATTTTTCCCATTGACGAGAAATTTCGATTAGGCCAAAAAATAATGCCAGCAGAGTGAAGACTAAAAATAAACGAGTGTAAAAAATGTTCACCCAGGGTAAAAAACGGCCCAACCAATTATCTGGTCGCCAGAGCGGCACACGGAAAAAAAGATAATGATGAATGAGCCAATTCCACCAAGTAATGCGCCGCAGCCGCGATTGTTGCCAATACCAAGTTGAACCTTCACGGCCATGACGCTGAATAAGTTCGTTTTCCATAAGAAAATGGATAACCATAATCAGATCTTCTTCTTCGGGATGAATCGTCGTTTCCTGCTCAATCGCACTAAGGATGACCTGGGGATCATTCATGCCCCAGCGCGAAAGAATTTCATAGGTCAGCCAATCAATACGAAAAAAAAGATTACGGATTGGATCGTGCAACGACCAGGTAGGCGCACCCTGACTTGTCGTTGGTCCCGGATGAAGAATCAATTCTTCCCGCAATAACGGGAGAGCATGTTGATTATGGTCCATCATGGTTTTTCGTTACCTTGGTTATAAGCGCCAAGGCATCGTAATTGCCATCTCTGGTTGTTGCGTAACCTTCGATCTCGCGGCGTACCACGGCAACTTGGTCTTCATACCATAAAGGGACATAGGGTAAATCTGCGATGAGCAATGCCTGCAATTTTTGGTAAAGGGAGGACGCTGCTGCAAGCGAAGTGGCGCTTTCAGCGGATTCAATCAGACTATCCGTTTCTAGGTTGGCATAATGGCCACGGTTAGCACCATCAGGAGGTAGTGAAGCGCTATGGAAAACATAACGAAAAATTTCTGGTGTTTTGATTCCCACCCAGCTCAAACTGAACATTTGAAAGCGTCCGGCCTTGATGTCACCGTAAAAAGTACCCCAATCATAATTGCGTAGATCAACGCGAATGCCTACCTCTGCGAGTTGCCGCTGGAACAGGGTGGCGATTCTGACGCGCAGGGGATCGCTAGAAGTTTTATAAACGAGGGTAAGAGGGTGATCGGGGCCATAACCAGCCGCAGCCAGCAAGGAACGGGCGCGCGCGGAGTCGTGGGGAATTCCATTAAGAGCAGGGTGACCAGCCCAGTGTTCTGGGGGCAGCAATGCCTCGGCTAGACGGGCATTGCCTCCG
It contains:
- a CDS encoding CBS domain-containing membrane protein translates to MLKKIEINEIDLTESEIEDAMKEVGGFIDITPDDFSKIYHIAYRKAAFKALAPYKKEEHEISEKKRTGILKILRPISEPAPRVSYKDIFWSWLSSLCGIGLVAWLNNIIFSPRDLILIIGSFGASAVLIYGAIKSPLAQPRNFIGGHLVSSLVGVASWMMFSSIPWFAAAFAVATAISVMHLTRTVHPPGGATALIAVIGGESIQKLGFMYTLMPVMSGALIMLVVALIFNNTVKWRKYPEFWF
- a CDS encoding 8-oxo-dGTP diphosphatase, whose translation is MCTLLRVAVGVVVNTNGEFLVALRAAHRHQGGLWEFPGGKIEPGESTRMALDRELWEEFGIRVVNAHFFLRVPYQYPDRTVLLEVWRVTDYTGKPFGREGQTWRWVSSDALPMFSFPAANLPIVATLRIPSFYLITDSAPEQEFFSRLEQALTAGVRLIQLRLPGLNLEQYVALAKPAIALCRRFGAWLLLNCAPALAIFLEADGIHLSAAHLSTISDRPLPRPRWVAASCHNRDELTKACQIGADFVVLSPVLPTTSHPEAYPLGWETFAELIANLGMPVYALGGMTPDHLPLAHSHGARGIAVLSAVWKSTNIAETIRSMPDIFSPAQKIRNLIL
- a CDS encoding putative peptide zinc metalloprotease protein (Evidence 3 : Putative function from multiple computational evidences), whose protein sequence is MMDHNQHALPLLREELILHPGPTTSQGAPTWSLHDPIRNLFFRIDWLTYEILSRWGMNDPQVILSAIEQETTIHPEEEDLIMVIHFLMENELIQRHGREGSTWYWQQSRLRRITWWNWLIHHYLFFRVPLWRPDNWLGRFLPWVNIFYTRLFLVFTLLALFFGLIEISRQWEKFFATLVDYFSWEGMFKYALALVFVKFLHELGHALTAKRHGCRVPTMGIAFLVMFPMAYTDVNEAWKLRERHQRLAVGSAGILVELAIAAWSTLAWTLLPQGHLRDATFLLATTTWISTMAINISPFMRFDGYFLIMDWLDMPNLHARIFALARWWLRERLFGLGDQPPEFLPRGRYYGLLLFAFIIWFYRLIIFTSIAIMVYFWFPKPLGPLLAAVEISWFIILPIISELKNWQARIGKIIKSSRTWWMITVLGLIMAFAFIPWDRRIHSQGLLRPTEHAIVVSPGAARIQSLLVTDGAQVVAREKLMILEAETLAFQKKALAARAVSLRWRAVTASVDTKLRERQKILQEEANKADMELAGIVAEQTRYTPRAPFAGHFFLVSPDLQRDDWIGKNNILGVVTDTSKWMVETYLPEDDLNRIQVGDGGRFYSETPGVAVLPIQVEHIDHDAVHDLPDGILASTRGGGLLARESQERIVPEIALYRVTLKLTAAYSPDRAQILRGRIVLFGAPKAIMDVFIQTATALLIRESSF